Genomic segment of Gilliamella apis:
GCGACAATTAGCGTTGTTTAATAATAATTGATAACCTTCCATCAATTGACTATTCGATATGGCAATTTCATCATCGGTATTGATTGCCTCTATTTCAAATATAACGGTAGATAATTCATATTTTGCTAATAGAGTTTGCACATCATTTTTATCAAAATTAGTATATTTTTGATTAAATACTCCACCAATTAACACGATTTCACCCTGAATATAATCTTTTGCTAACATAGCAAAGCTTAAATCATTAACGATCAGAGTGAGATTTTTTTTATTATATAAATATGGTATGAGTTTTCTAGTTATTTTACCATTTAACAAACATAGCGTATCTCCATCATTGATGAATGATAAACATCGCATAATCAAACTAATATCAGAGTAAGCGTTTTTGGCTTCATTGTTTGATTCTTGATGGGATTTATCAAAACTATCTTTAGGTTGTAAATATATGGCTCCACCAAAGGATCGTTTAAGATAACCTTGTTGTTCTAAA
This window contains:
- a CDS encoding DeoR/GlpR family DNA-binding transcription regulator, giving the protein MAKGNTSLLKRRLDIAEIVRKQGEVKVDELSELLNVSGVTIRQDLNYLEQQGYLKRSFGGAIYLQPKDSFDKSHQESNNEAKNAYSDISLIMRCLSFINDGDTLCLLNGKITRKLIPYLYNKKNLTLIVNDLSFAMLAKDYIQGEIVLIGGVFNQKYTNFDKNDVQTLLAKYELSTVIFEIEAINTDDEIAISNSQLMEGYQLLLNNANCRIALLPSRIEENDTFGFASLQQIDVIILSNSTMAEYHQQITNCSFKQSSVNKDSVIYQNSMKK